Proteins encoded together in one Sander lucioperca isolate FBNREF2018 chromosome 17, SLUC_FBN_1.2, whole genome shotgun sequence window:
- the senp3b gene encoding sentrin-specific protease 3b, whose product MRDSGGSLAQNRWQGDLGLTAVGQDDTGGGGIPGDHLIVPVSGHSVPSPMHLRLGQKEKVWTGEYVEEDEDEDEDGMGMIKPIGDGDEENNLDGEDELEFEGKGWDNNEEEEEEGDEEEEYEVEDEGDEEELEWEVPEFPSQSAQHPHSQQHHQQHGPQQKAEEGGDVPGEHPVSQAKAGDVFRSHLSRHRALRRLRRWQRLRSHGGLGFRLTKHWKSWRQRAQWVCSQGHRYGRRGQRHNLYGKQRRTKRYRQYSDGEDDTNDERFTASERDEHMNGCSPVKQEDRGRREVEVKPVELALTEEHMSFVTGILEESLQQYGSLIPVHVDDIVEKLQDIFSESFSQPHRKAVVQHLIQSFQRSSGSSLAKTFRVNYKRHVLTMDDLGTLYGQNWLNDQIMNMYGDLVMDSVPEKVHFFNSFFYDKLRTKGYDGVKRWTKNVDIFQKDLLLIPIHLEVHWSLVSVDIPRRAITYFDSQRTLNRRCPKHIFKYLQAEAIKKDQQDFLAGWKGFFKMNVGRQNNDSDCGAFVLQYCKCLALGQPFSFGQLDMPRLRRQMYKELCHCKLTL is encoded by the exons ATGCGAGACAGTGGCGGTAGCCTGGCCCAGAACCGCTGGCAGGGAGACCTGGGTCTGACCGCTGTGGGGCAAGACGACACAGGAGGAG GTGGGATCCCTGGAGACCACCTCATTGTCCCGGTGTCAGGCCACAGTGTACCCAGTCCCATGCACCTCAGACTGGGGCAGAAAGAGAAGGTGTGGACAGGCGAGTAtgtggaggaggatgaggacgaggacgaggacGGGATGGGTATGATCAAGCCAATAGGTGACggggatgaagaaaacaatcTGGATGGGGAGGACGAGTTAGAGTTTGAGGGCAAGGGTTGGGATAacaatgaggaggaggaagaagaaggagatgaagaggaggagtatGAGGTGGAAGATGAGGGAGACGAGGAAGAGTTGGAGTGGGAGGTCCCAGAGTTTCCCTCCCAGTCCGCACAGCACCCTCACTCACAGCAACACCACCAACAGCACGGACCCCAGCAGAAGGCAGAAGAGGGCGGAGATGTCCCTGGAGAGCATCCGGTCTCCCAGGCCAAAGCCGGGGACGTGTTCAGGTCCCACCTCAGCAGGCACAGGgctctgcggaggctccggcgCTGGCAGCGCTTGCGATCCCACGGCGGCCTTGGATTTCGGCTAACCAAGCACTGGAAGAGCTGGCGCCAGCGGGCGCAGTGGGTATGCTCCCAAGGGCACCGGTACGGCCGAAGGGGGCAAAGGCACAATCTGTACGGCAAGCAGAGGAGGACAAAAAGGTATCGGCAATACTCCGACGGAGAGGATGACACCAACGATGAGAGGTTCACAGCGTCGGAGAGAG ATGAACACATGAATGGCTGCTCTCCAGTCAAACAAGAGGACAGAGGGAGGCGGGAAGTGGAGGTCAAACCAGTGGAGCTGGCCCTTACTGAGGAACACATGAGTTTTGTGACTG GTATTCTTGAAGAGTCTCTACAgcagtatggcagcttgatccCCGTCCATGTGGATGACATTGTGGAGAAGCTTCAGGACATCTTCAGCGAGAGCTTCTCACAGCCACACAG GAAAGCAGTGGTCCAGCACCTAATACAATCCTTCCAGCGGTCGTCGGGATCGTCCCTGGCTAAAACATTCAGAGTCAATTACAAACGCCACGTTCTGACCATGGATGACCTGGGCACTCTGTACGGACAGAACTGGCTCAACGACCAG atcATGAACATGTATGGTGACCTGGTCATGGACTCTGTGCCAGAGAAG GTTCACTTTTTCAACAGCTTCTTTTATGATAAGCTAAGGACAAAAGGCTATGACGGAGTCAAACGGTGGACCAAAAAT GTTGACATCTTTCAGAAGGATCTGTTGTTGATCCCCATCCACCTGGAGGTCCACTGGTCCCTGGTCAGTGTTGACATTCCTCGCCGAGCCATCACATACTTTGACTCTCAGCGGACTCTCAACAGACGCTGCCCGAAG CACATTTTTAAGTATCTGCAAGCGGAGGCCATCAAGAAAGACCAACAGGACTTTTTGGCGGGATGGAAAGGCTTTTTCAAAATG AATGTGGGTCGTCAAAACAACGACAGTGACTGCGGGGCTTTTGTGCTACAG TACTGCAAGTGTCTGGCACTAGGGCAGCCGTTCAGCTTCGGCCAGCTGGATATGCCGCGGCTGAGGAGGCAAATGTACAAAGAACTCTGTCACTGCAAGCTCACCCTGTGA